The Leucobacter sp. UCMA 4100 genome window below encodes:
- a CDS encoding isopeptide-forming domain-containing fimbrial protein yields the protein MSHTDTGTTTVPKNKAVRSAIAGVSIAAIVAGTLVTAGVGAQRALANEARPEVTLTPQETHILGEDLTVDVTFKNPQGASATYNLSASLLLPDTVELVSAESAPEASLNALTLIPNATYHAGDALPGTPAAGDTCKSLGLDGPISGHCIVPKGKQLAVFENFSDLPEKASISSKLKLRPLVDVKDTGDIAKGFAVGDNIELSMSLFASSNERYNPMFAGSNSVGGAKATAVTSQRSVAETSPKVNALRVTKSEPSPEHELLRGVHEQSTIYTLTVHHTAEGDLHDAVVVDYLPAGLEYLGSCDLADNTTDAGNGKGAAEYEGSGALETGAVGDNCLDEASIETIEVAAADAEALGLPGAGVYTKVTWNVGEWLATQQDTGVAPVKQAASGGAGKAASTVIRYRAGVPLFENTLFTEEQAQTLGATGQGANLDNNLGASTRHGSPDADDRDAKKAKTLRNTAVAEGTWNGVLPESTLAERIEDSGSTSVKVVDVRVRKDVRVKGSSWGAEASFEQGRVVDYRLRVATSEYVGAAVKDRPTRLVDDLENGLCPAYPASITEQISSTAVNAATGQPNFLIGDPNTVEGRDYVDLKTWNATLTKAGLESCQWGPEWFTNDATFSGAELSGIAFDPETGRFYQDLAFDTKNEQVLSGPNAEAAVVYSVHQNSAYLSKSGKNGATTSGDIVRNSVEIEALTTPTPETAGIENAGGSTVGEGFYVSDDSEARVRTADTIISKSALNSETVSAGDITHGDLEWGKRKETPVAVGDEVWYKIHWQSASGADVRNPQLTDFLPEGMAFDPAGLAKGNEWNASENLRVVPRTRSGAEITKATLGPCAFDLTNDTSAAEAIELFNGKVMLDDEQNPRNLTWKFGSNDCYPAGEGPHASADRFWPAGVDLDIYLKVTVVEAQAFGDVDVVQNLAKYQQTNVDGQISFMRDDAEVTQDMSVRLIKGIERNDYSGETGKPDYPVAQTVNSNVDGQDVVQGSEVTYRLDVTAPAATTQDYEVWDLLPAGVSVSDLLGYDKTSHTVTGTGGLWSAVEAETPTVWKQGEDFTVQAYDWENIPADLQGQLSPELAKEKRSLVVWKVSAQVAGSTQLQGEKERTERGFTLGYTLVVPTEQTDADRAAQVTQQYENLASIAQYSVRNNGGGTTELVPTVSDSAAQGNVQYGGNTVASGTHGQAKPVVQRTAQNGQYAVPADFATDPSHVVVPSVKTAKKLVSTEVKPSGSAVSDPSNTSVLTGTAPGRPDDAIVQGEHATFEYSVTIPANTTVKGAQLADDGTLSWSNASGTPASGSLEYEFVEGSAVFAGPTEEYDFAGKGFTLHETQQGDKRPGTLVFPKKYTNNSGKAETFSVQVTLWVPDADASHADRKPNLGNKTTLTNTATYRFNDPNKGDGDIAEQKSTDTVTYLEPALKITKSANKSVNVSGSDAVQYTLTVANENGRVASYDNTVVDEVPQGLFIEKGSFAVNGKAIADSDLTFTKNVFGGEGGTITWSPETIEALKTVPQSVKLTYSAKIAPETGAGKTFTNTATVRGFTLPETIDAGDPADANAKDVRRGDRSAKHSATITATTAELTKQVRIAGDEQSKFATKVTAPVGETVEYRVDVALRPNISYYKPVITDTLPAGVTLVDAKVSGPEMVSGGKALEGNWQHTNSGQQHTWAYDGNIASSTEARTLRLTYQVHLGTGVAPTQKTLTNSAFFGWNVSKTGTERKQTGRGSADVAIVDPKLSLTKNVAIASEGTWRDSVSAEVAETLQYRVVVQNTGTTPAYESVVTDTAHAGLVIDAKSIRVNGAKPAADEITVAGQTITWTPHRAIAPGAQNAVTLTYEGTFAPSSKLTSNGKHVSEKLKNEALVKRYESWPRDDKGKLAGREYTPNANDKGVRDTAEAEARFPFVELSKSSVDSSRTAYVGEPFEWRIAAKNVGAGNAQTVVMSDVLPEHWTFGEVVSMTVGGAPVTPFAPEKAKDGSLTWSFGAAANEAEAGSGPAAILPGTAGGAGEGAREIVIRYTAVPQNPEALTTPGVGSSKPHTNTVSAVTTDGRGETATKSREHTGPKASDNAFLREADLLLEKRAIGGTTESIALAGDESIAAGSWVPGQSVGGGYDQPQWQVTVTNAGPDDSYGPFAITEKVTEPNGVTTGEWVATYYPSKKDAEKGTNGSVLGRYHGETFTVGDEQTMLDAKGKGRIVLVADVTVEPGAVATGSELSNTASVLGRTYEAPKNLPENAKNPNTATVHKELTPFADLTIAKTVSAEGSAAPSAGSPVTWGITVTNLGPSPSHASADVPITVSDTVPAGIVGVTASEIDGEWIATVKREGKPSEFPAKAGDVVTWTYQGEALPVGAASELTLSGTVKSSHTGAITNTATVKPGVTPEPKPNEPNEDSVTFEPGNDTTIGITKTRVVKVAGEWQPAAVNDEDAPIVPGTEVSYRITVRTNGLADARGVQVVDESPAVLTYLRHEGLQGTDWKHAAGGTNAAGVTDQGWDTFGLQDPATIVAGESESFVVTYRVADHLANGQQMVNEAEASAENAVDKPRDRDNGSLNRQVDLSIAKTHTSPAVGEAAIAGSSVDYLLSITNHGPSVATSAVRVEDTLPAGLSLGQVQRITLNGQEVAVQQPEVVGQKLVWSDLMSGADLPVTGTIEIAYTANVASTMRAQTGVRNLATVIQDEDIDGSNNDAADLIDVRTSAEMAVTKTVAAGPWVAGTEVEYTLSVENTGPSAAPARVVDQLPAGLTLVSIDGADWQCDAVTQHATSGSCEYTANGGLVPVSTAAAPVVSTITVVAAISDSATALPQPLTNEAVLTWHDSEGEKRDRDEVAITVSRIADLGLEKEALKRVVAADGSVTYEPNGTHVAGTTAWYRIVVANHGPSDATRPLVVNDQLPEGMSFVGLAPESVDAWKAEVSKETPGHTVFTNEADSTLLNGQSVELVYEVKLAAEAPTHDADGNAIELTNTAALDTEKTLDPNGDPKTGREAPDGDEAVVAVARQIDLGIAKSHEAGAVKVGSPLAFIIDVVNHGPSQATGIVVTDTVPAGLDVLSEAGPILTEQGENTGWIITGATPASDGSTVVTASYDAALNPGERATPLSLETMVTAGAFPGVTNVAEVRAAEPEPADDSKHPNRAEDAVTVPPLVTLEVEKRAVGTFTVGERAAFEITVTNHGPTADPGPITVTDVLPEGLTYADASLEPVTVKGQTVTWSLEEGLATGESTSFTVGVTVGKNAYPSVTNVVTIDTPTEVTPDSKLDDAATAPVAAADELPNTGGAGQFGLLLVLAGLLLIAGAALLARSERRRRTA from the coding sequence TTGTCGCATACAGATACGGGCACGACAACCGTGCCCAAAAACAAGGCTGTCCGTTCGGCGATCGCCGGAGTCTCGATTGCCGCGATCGTTGCGGGAACACTCGTGACCGCTGGGGTGGGGGCACAGCGCGCGCTCGCGAACGAGGCGCGGCCAGAGGTTACACTCACCCCGCAAGAAACACACATCTTGGGTGAAGACCTCACGGTCGACGTCACCTTCAAGAACCCTCAGGGTGCCAGCGCGACCTACAACCTCAGTGCGAGCCTGCTGCTGCCCGATACCGTTGAGCTTGTGAGCGCAGAGAGCGCCCCTGAAGCCTCGTTGAACGCGCTCACGCTGATTCCAAACGCGACATATCACGCCGGCGACGCGCTTCCCGGAACCCCGGCTGCGGGCGACACGTGCAAGAGTCTCGGTCTCGACGGCCCGATCTCTGGCCACTGCATCGTGCCAAAGGGCAAACAGCTTGCCGTCTTCGAAAACTTCTCTGACCTGCCCGAAAAGGCCTCGATCTCGTCGAAGCTGAAGCTTCGCCCTCTCGTTGATGTGAAAGACACGGGAGACATCGCCAAGGGCTTTGCCGTGGGCGACAACATCGAGCTCAGCATGAGCCTGTTCGCATCGAGTAACGAGCGCTACAACCCCATGTTTGCTGGCAGCAACTCGGTGGGAGGCGCGAAAGCGACCGCGGTGACGTCGCAACGCTCGGTCGCCGAAACCTCGCCAAAGGTCAACGCGCTCAGGGTGACGAAGTCAGAGCCGAGCCCTGAACACGAGCTGCTGCGCGGGGTGCACGAACAGAGCACCATCTACACGCTTACCGTTCACCACACGGCAGAGGGCGACCTACACGATGCGGTGGTCGTTGACTATCTTCCTGCGGGGCTTGAATACCTCGGCTCGTGCGATCTTGCTGACAACACGACCGACGCGGGTAACGGCAAGGGCGCTGCAGAATACGAAGGATCCGGGGCCCTCGAGACCGGAGCCGTAGGCGACAACTGCCTTGACGAAGCGAGCATCGAAACGATCGAGGTTGCTGCGGCCGACGCTGAAGCACTCGGCCTCCCGGGCGCTGGCGTGTACACGAAGGTGACCTGGAACGTGGGCGAATGGCTCGCGACGCAGCAAGACACCGGAGTCGCGCCGGTCAAGCAAGCCGCGAGCGGAGGAGCTGGTAAGGCAGCCTCGACCGTGATCCGCTATAGGGCAGGCGTGCCGCTCTTTGAAAACACGCTCTTCACCGAAGAACAGGCACAGACGCTTGGGGCAACGGGGCAGGGAGCAAATCTCGACAACAACCTCGGCGCATCGACGCGGCACGGCTCTCCCGATGCCGACGACCGCGACGCGAAGAAAGCGAAAACGCTTCGCAACACCGCCGTGGCCGAGGGCACATGGAACGGTGTGCTGCCAGAGAGCACCCTCGCTGAACGCATTGAAGACTCCGGTTCAACGAGCGTCAAGGTCGTCGATGTGCGCGTGCGCAAAGACGTGCGCGTTAAAGGCTCAAGCTGGGGTGCCGAGGCATCGTTCGAGCAGGGCCGCGTGGTTGATTATCGCTTGCGCGTTGCAACGAGTGAGTACGTTGGAGCGGCGGTGAAGGATCGCCCGACTCGCCTCGTTGACGACCTCGAAAACGGCCTGTGCCCCGCGTACCCGGCGAGCATCACCGAGCAGATCTCATCGACCGCGGTGAACGCGGCTACCGGGCAGCCGAACTTCTTGATTGGCGACCCGAACACGGTTGAAGGCCGAGACTACGTCGACCTGAAGACCTGGAATGCCACACTGACCAAAGCCGGTCTTGAAAGCTGCCAGTGGGGCCCCGAATGGTTCACCAACGATGCAACCTTCTCAGGCGCCGAGCTGAGCGGCATCGCCTTTGACCCAGAAACCGGTCGTTTTTACCAGGACCTCGCGTTCGACACGAAGAACGAGCAGGTGCTTTCTGGCCCGAATGCCGAGGCTGCGGTGGTGTACTCGGTGCACCAGAACAGCGCATACCTCTCGAAGAGCGGGAAAAACGGCGCGACGACCTCGGGCGACATCGTGCGCAACAGCGTCGAAATTGAAGCGCTCACAACGCCCACGCCAGAGACCGCTGGAATTGAAAACGCTGGCGGTTCGACGGTGGGCGAGGGCTTTTACGTCTCTGACGACTCAGAAGCCAGGGTTCGCACCGCCGATACGATCATCTCGAAGAGCGCCCTGAACAGCGAGACGGTTTCGGCCGGCGACATCACCCACGGCGACCTTGAGTGGGGCAAACGGAAAGAGACCCCGGTCGCGGTCGGCGACGAGGTCTGGTACAAGATTCACTGGCAGTCGGCGAGCGGCGCCGATGTGCGTAACCCGCAGCTCACTGACTTTTTGCCTGAGGGCATGGCGTTTGACCCCGCCGGCCTCGCGAAGGGCAACGAATGGAACGCCTCAGAGAACCTGCGCGTGGTGCCAAGGACGCGCAGCGGCGCAGAGATCACCAAGGCCACACTCGGGCCCTGTGCCTTTGACCTCACGAACGACACGAGCGCGGCAGAGGCCATTGAGCTGTTCAACGGCAAGGTGATGCTTGACGATGAGCAGAACCCCCGAAACCTCACCTGGAAATTCGGGTCGAACGACTGCTATCCCGCGGGCGAAGGGCCCCACGCATCGGCCGATCGCTTCTGGCCGGCCGGGGTAGACCTTGATATCTATCTCAAGGTGACGGTCGTCGAAGCGCAGGCGTTTGGCGACGTCGACGTCGTGCAGAACCTTGCGAAGTACCAGCAGACCAACGTTGACGGTCAGATCTCGTTCATGCGAGACGACGCCGAGGTCACGCAAGACATGTCGGTGCGACTCATTAAGGGCATCGAACGAAACGACTACAGCGGTGAGACCGGTAAGCCCGACTATCCAGTGGCACAGACCGTCAACAGCAATGTTGACGGCCAAGACGTCGTGCAGGGCAGCGAAGTGACGTACCGTCTCGATGTGACGGCCCCCGCTGCTACGACCCAGGACTACGAGGTGTGGGATCTTCTCCCCGCTGGGGTGAGCGTCTCTGATCTGCTCGGGTATGACAAGACGAGCCACACGGTCACGGGCACCGGCGGCCTTTGGAGCGCGGTCGAGGCCGAGACGCCTACCGTGTGGAAGCAGGGCGAAGACTTCACGGTTCAGGCGTATGACTGGGAGAACATTCCGGCAGACCTTCAGGGTCAGCTCTCACCCGAACTTGCCAAAGAAAAGCGCAGCCTCGTCGTGTGGAAGGTGTCGGCTCAGGTTGCCGGCTCAACCCAATTGCAGGGCGAGAAGGAGCGCACCGAGCGCGGCTTCACGCTCGGCTACACACTCGTGGTGCCTACCGAGCAGACCGATGCCGACCGAGCAGCTCAGGTCACTCAGCAATACGAGAACCTGGCCTCGATCGCGCAGTACTCGGTGCGCAACAACGGGGGTGGCACGACCGAACTCGTGCCGACGGTTTCAGACAGTGCCGCTCAGGGCAACGTGCAGTACGGCGGCAACACGGTTGCTTCCGGCACCCATGGGCAGGCAAAACCGGTCGTGCAGCGCACGGCACAGAACGGCCAGTACGCTGTGCCGGCAGACTTCGCGACCGACCCGTCGCACGTTGTCGTGCCGAGCGTGAAGACGGCCAAGAAACTGGTCTCGACCGAGGTGAAGCCAAGCGGTAGCGCCGTAAGCGACCCGAGTAACACCTCAGTGCTCACGGGCACCGCACCCGGCAGGCCCGACGACGCCATCGTGCAGGGCGAGCACGCGACCTTCGAGTACTCGGTCACGATTCCCGCAAACACGACGGTCAAGGGCGCACAGCTTGCCGACGACGGAACACTGAGCTGGTCCAATGCCTCTGGCACACCCGCATCAGGCAGCCTCGAGTACGAGTTCGTCGAGGGCAGCGCGGTATTCGCCGGCCCGACAGAAGAGTACGATTTCGCGGGCAAAGGCTTTACGCTTCATGAAACGCAGCAGGGTGACAAGCGACCCGGAACGCTCGTGTTTCCTAAAAAATACACGAACAACTCTGGCAAGGCAGAGACCTTCAGCGTTCAGGTGACCCTCTGGGTTCCCGACGCCGATGCCTCGCATGCTGATCGCAAGCCAAACCTCGGCAATAAAACCACGCTCACCAACACAGCCACGTACCGGTTTAATGACCCAAACAAAGGCGATGGCGATATCGCTGAGCAAAAGTCGACTGACACAGTAACCTACCTCGAGCCTGCCCTGAAGATCACCAAGAGCGCGAACAAGTCGGTCAACGTCAGTGGTTCTGACGCGGTGCAGTACACCCTCACCGTGGCGAACGAGAACGGCAGAGTCGCGAGCTACGACAACACGGTCGTCGATGAGGTTCCTCAGGGACTCTTCATTGAAAAGGGATCGTTCGCCGTGAACGGCAAGGCCATTGCCGATAGCGACCTCACGTTCACGAAGAACGTCTTCGGCGGCGAGGGCGGCACCATCACCTGGAGCCCCGAAACGATCGAAGCGCTCAAGACGGTACCGCAGAGCGTTAAGCTCACCTACTCGGCGAAGATCGCACCAGAGACGGGAGCCGGAAAAACCTTTACCAATACGGCGACGGTGCGCGGCTTCACCCTGCCTGAAACGATTGACGCTGGCGACCCCGCCGATGCGAACGCGAAAGACGTGCGCAGGGGAGATCGATCCGCAAAGCATTCTGCGACGATCACGGCTACGACTGCTGAACTCACGAAGCAGGTGCGCATCGCGGGCGACGAACAGTCGAAGTTTGCGACCAAGGTCACCGCTCCGGTTGGCGAGACGGTCGAGTACCGCGTCGACGTCGCGCTGCGACCGAACATCAGCTACTACAAACCCGTCATCACCGACACGCTGCCAGCCGGAGTCACCCTCGTTGACGCGAAGGTGAGCGGCCCTGAGATGGTTTCAGGCGGCAAGGCGCTCGAGGGCAACTGGCAGCACACGAACAGTGGACAGCAGCACACGTGGGCCTACGACGGCAACATCGCCTCTTCGACTGAAGCGAGAACACTGCGTCTGACCTACCAGGTGCACCTTGGCACCGGAGTGGCTCCCACGCAAAAGACACTGACAAACTCGGCGTTCTTCGGCTGGAACGTCAGCAAGACTGGCACCGAGCGCAAGCAGACCGGTCGCGGCAGCGCAGACGTCGCGATTGTCGACCCGAAGCTCAGCCTCACGAAAAACGTGGCGATCGCGAGCGAGGGTACGTGGCGTGACTCGGTCAGCGCTGAGGTCGCCGAAACGTTGCAGTACCGCGTGGTCGTGCAGAACACCGGCACAACCCCCGCATACGAGAGCGTCGTGACCGACACCGCTCACGCTGGCCTCGTGATCGACGCCAAGAGCATTCGCGTCAATGGTGCGAAGCCGGCCGCTGACGAGATCACGGTAGCGGGCCAGACCATCACCTGGACCCCGCACCGCGCGATCGCACCCGGCGCCCAAAACGCCGTGACGCTGACCTATGAGGGTACGTTTGCCCCGTCGAGTAAGCTCACGAGCAACGGCAAACACGTGAGCGAGAAGCTGAAGAACGAGGCGCTCGTGAAGCGCTACGAGTCGTGGCCACGAGACGACAAGGGTAAGCTCGCCGGGCGCGAATACACGCCGAATGCCAACGACAAGGGCGTGCGAGACACGGCCGAAGCCGAGGCTCGTTTTCCCTTTGTTGAGCTCTCGAAGAGCTCGGTCGACAGTAGCCGAACCGCCTACGTTGGCGAGCCCTTCGAATGGCGCATCGCTGCCAAGAACGTCGGTGCGGGCAACGCCCAAACCGTCGTGATGAGCGACGTGCTGCCCGAGCACTGGACCTTTGGCGAGGTCGTGAGCATGACCGTCGGCGGCGCACCAGTGACGCCGTTTGCGCCAGAAAAGGCCAAAGACGGATCGCTCACCTGGTCGTTTGGTGCGGCTGCGAACGAGGCTGAAGCAGGCTCAGGGCCCGCTGCCATCCTGCCTGGCACCGCGGGCGGCGCTGGCGAGGGGGCACGCGAGATCGTGATCCGCTACACGGCTGTGCCGCAAAACCCCGAGGCTCTCACGACGCCTGGGGTCGGTTCATCGAAGCCGCACACGAACACCGTGAGCGCGGTCACGACCGACGGTCGGGGCGAAACGGCGACGAAGAGCCGCGAGCACACCGGCCCGAAGGCAAGCGACAACGCGTTCTTGCGCGAAGCCGATCTCTTGCTTGAAAAACGGGCGATTGGTGGAACCACCGAGTCGATCGCGCTCGCAGGCGATGAGTCGATTGCTGCGGGCAGCTGGGTTCCGGGTCAGAGCGTTGGCGGTGGCTACGATCAGCCGCAGTGGCAGGTCACGGTCACCAATGCTGGCCCTGACGACAGCTACGGCCCCTTCGCGATCACCGAAAAGGTGACCGAGCCGAACGGTGTCACCACGGGCGAGTGGGTCGCGACTTACTACCCGAGCAAGAAGGATGCCGAGAAGGGCACCAACGGTTCTGTGCTTGGCCGTTACCACGGCGAGACTTTCACCGTCGGTGACGAGCAAACCATGCTCGATGCCAAGGGCAAGGGGCGCATTGTGCTCGTGGCCGACGTGACCGTCGAGCCGGGCGCCGTCGCAACGGGCAGCGAACTCTCGAACACGGCATCGGTTCTCGGGCGCACCTACGAAGCGCCGAAGAACCTGCCAGAGAACGCGAAAAACCCCAACACCGCGACGGTTCACAAGGAGCTGACGCCGTTCGCCGATCTCACGATCGCAAAGACCGTGAGCGCCGAGGGATCTGCCGCACCGAGCGCTGGCTCACCGGTCACCTGGGGCATCACCGTCACGAACCTCGGCCCGTCGCCCTCGCACGCGAGTGCCGACGTGCCAATCACCGTGAGCGATACGGTTCCCGCGGGCATCGTGGGCGTGACCGCCTCTGAGATTGATGGCGAGTGGATCGCTACCGTCAAGCGCGAGGGCAAGCCGAGCGAGTTCCCGGCGAAGGCCGGAGACGTCGTGACCTGGACCTACCAGGGCGAGGCGCTGCCCGTTGGCGCAGCCAGCGAGCTGACGCTGAGCGGCACCGTCAAGAGTTCACACACCGGAGCGATCACGAACACCGCGACCGTCAAACCGGGTGTGACGCCAGAACCCAAGCCGAACGAACCGAACGAAGACTCGGTGACGTTTGAGCCCGGCAACGACACCACGATTGGCATCACCAAGACCCGTGTCGTCAAGGTTGCGGGTGAGTGGCAGCCGGCAGCGGTTAATGATGAAGACGCGCCGATTGTCCCGGGCACCGAGGTGAGCTACCGCATCACCGTGCGCACGAACGGTCTCGCCGACGCGAGAGGCGTTCAGGTTGTCGATGAGTCGCCGGCCGTGCTCACCTACCTGCGTCATGAGGGGCTTCAGGGTACCGATTGGAAGCACGCCGCTGGCGGCACGAACGCCGCAGGCGTCACCGATCAAGGGTGGGACACCTTCGGGCTCCAAGACCCCGCAACCATTGTCGCGGGTGAAAGCGAGAGCTTCGTCGTGACCTATCGGGTGGCGGATCACCTCGCAAACGGCCAGCAGATGGTGAACGAAGCCGAGGCCTCGGCCGAGAACGCCGTCGATAAGCCACGAGACCGTGACAACGGCAGCTTGAACCGCCAGGTCGATCTCTCGATCGCAAAGACACACACCTCTCCCGCAGTCGGCGAGGCGGCGATTGCCGGCTCGAGCGTCGATTACCTGCTCAGCATCACCAACCACGGGCCGAGCGTTGCAACGTCAGCGGTGCGGGTTGAAGATACCCTGCCCGCGGGCTTGAGCCTCGGCCAGGTGCAGCGCATCACGCTTAACGGCCAAGAGGTTGCCGTGCAGCAGCCCGAAGTCGTGGGGCAGAAGCTCGTGTGGAGCGACCTGATGAGCGGGGCCGACCTTCCCGTCACGGGAACCATCGAGATCGCGTACACCGCAAATGTCGCTTCGACGATGCGAGCCCAGACCGGTGTGCGTAACCTCGCAACGGTTATTCAGGACGAAGATATCGACGGCAGCAACAATGATGCCGCCGATCTGATTGACGTGCGCACGAGTGCTGAGATGGCAGTGACCAAGACGGTTGCCGCAGGCCCATGGGTCGCAGGAACCGAGGTCGAGTACACCCTCAGCGTTGAAAACACCGGCCCCTCGGCGGCTCCCGCTCGGGTGGTTGATCAGTTGCCTGCTGGCCTCACGCTCGTCTCGATTGACGGGGCCGACTGGCAGTGCGACGCGGTGACGCAGCACGCGACCAGCGGTTCGTGCGAGTACACCGCCAACGGCGGGCTCGTGCCGGTTTCGACGGCCGCTGCCCCGGTCGTCTCTACGATTACCGTCGTCGCGGCGATCTCTGATAGCGCGACCGCGCTGCCTCAGCCGCTCACGAACGAGGCCGTGCTGACCTGGCACGACAGCGAGGGCGAGAAGCGTGACCGCGATGAGGTCGCCATCACGGTCTCACGTATCGCCGATCTTGGGCTCGAGAAAGAGGCGCTCAAACGCGTCGTCGCGGCCGACGGTTCGGTCACGTACGAGCCCAATGGAACGCACGTTGCCGGCACCACGGCGTGGTACCGCATTGTCGTTGCCAACCACGGCCCGAGCGACGCCACAAGGCCGCTCGTGGTGAACGACCAGCTGCCAGAGGGCATGAGCTTCGTGGGGCTCGCCCCCGAGAGCGTCGACGCGTGGAAGGCAGAGGTCTCGAAAGAGACCCCGGGCCACACCGTCTTCACCAACGAGGCCGACAGCACCCTGCTCAACGGGCAGAGCGTTGAACTCGTGTACGAGGTAAAACTCGCGGCCGAAGCGCCAACGCACGACGCCGACGGCAACGCCATCGAGCTCACGAACACGGCAGCACTCGACACCGAGAAAACGCTCGATCCAAACGGCGACCCCAAGACGGGCCGTGAGGCACCCGATGGTGATGAGGCGGTTGTCGCCGTCGCGCGCCAGATCGATCTCGGTATCGCAAAGAGCCACGAGGCAGGAGCCGTCAAGGTCGGCTCACCGCTCGCCTTCATCATCGACGTCGTCAACCACGGCCCGTCGCAGGCCACGGGCATCGTCGTTACTGACACCGTTCCTGCTGGGCTCGATGTGTTGAGCGAGGCTGGCCCCATCCTGACCGAGCAGGGCGAGAACACCGGGTGGATCATCACCGGTGCGACCCCCGCCAGTGATGGTTCAACCGTCGTGACCGCGAGTTACGACGCGGCCTTGAACCCGGGTGAGCGGGCAACCCCGCTCTCGCTTGAAACGATGGTCACCGCTGGGGCGTTCCCTGGTGTGACGAACGTGGCCGAGGTTCGGGCGGCCGAACCAGAGCCAGCAGACGACTCGAAGCACCCGAACCGAGCCGAAGACGCTGTGACGGTGCCACCGCTCGTCACTCTCGAGGTCGAAAAGCGTGCCGTCGGAACCTTCACGGTTGGCGAGCGTGCCGCATTCGAGATCACGGTCACGAACCACGGCCCGACCGCTGACCCCGGCCCGATCACCGTCACCGACGTGCTGCCAGAGGGCCTCACGTACGCTGACGCATCGCTCGAGCCGGTGACGGTGAAGGGCCAAACGGTGACCTGGTCGCTCGAAGAGGGGCTCGCCACCGGCGAGAGCACCTCATTCACGGTCGGTGTGACGGTGGGCAAGAATGCCTACCCGAGCGTCACGAACGTCGTCACGATCGACACCCCGACCGAGGTAACCCCCGACTCGAAGCTCGACGACGCGGCGACGGCTCCCGTGGCCGCGGCCGACGAGCTGCCGAACACGGGCGGGGCGGGCCAGTTCGGCCTGCTCCTGGTGCTCGCTGGCCTGCTCCTGATCGCGGGCGCGGCATTACTGGCCCGTTCGGAGCGGAGGCGCCGCACGGCGTAA
- a CDS encoding NUDIX hydrolase codes for MGPKEELEALLARGIDLSVEPQGPAGDRPVRQSAVLILFGQLDPIEAEPLSTKVITLPDPDNPPPALTVPADLDVLLLQRAARMRHHPGQIAFPGGGLEPQDDGPIDAALREAEEETGLDPSGVEVLGTLPKVPIPVSNNLVTPVVGWWSRPSEIAAVDKTEAASVFRVPVAEMLDPLARATGVVRRGDVTHRSHAFELSPRLGGHIVWGFTGILLATLYDELGWTIPWNPRRELEIPISQVG; via the coding sequence ATGGGCCCCAAGGAAGAACTCGAAGCACTGCTCGCGCGAGGCATCGACCTCTCTGTCGAACCACAGGGGCCAGCGGGCGACAGGCCCGTACGGCAGTCGGCCGTGCTCATCTTGTTCGGGCAGCTCGATCCGATCGAGGCCGAGCCCCTCAGCACCAAAGTGATTACGCTGCCCGACCCCGACAACCCGCCGCCCGCGCTCACGGTGCCAGCAGACCTCGACGTATTGCTGCTGCAGCGAGCGGCGCGCATGCGGCACCACCCGGGGCAGATTGCGTTTCCCGGCGGGGGCCTTGAGCCTCAAGACGATGGCCCCATCGACGCGGCACTACGCGAGGCCGAAGAAGAAACCGGCCTCGACCCCTCTGGCGTTGAGGTACTCGGCACCCTCCCCAAAGTTCCGATTCCGGTGAGCAATAATCTCGTCACCCCCGTTGTCGGCTGGTGGTCACGCCCGAGCGAGATCGCCGCGGTCGACAAGACCGAGGCCGCGAGCGTCTTTCGCGTGCCCGTCGCCGAAATGCTCGACCCCCTCGCCCGCGCCACCGGCGTCGTGCGCCGGGGCGACGTTACGCACCGCTCGCACGCCTTCGAGCTGAGCCCACGCCTCGGTGGCCACATTGTCTGGGGCTTCACGGGTATTCTGCTCGCGACCCTCTACGACGAGCTCGGCTGGACGATTCCGTGGAACCCGCGGCGCGAGCTCGAGATTCCCATTAGCCAGGTGGGCTAA